The region GCCGATAGACTCGACGACTGACCGTCCGGTGAGAGCCGGAGTCGGGAGGGTTGTCCGAGCGGCCGATGGACCTGGTCTTGAAAACCAGTGGGCAGCAATGTCCCGTGGGTTCGAATCCCACACCCTCCGCTTCTTGTCGAAAGGCCCCGAGTGAGCACGTCCGTCAAACGGCGCCAGCCCGTGGCGCGCCATGGTCAGCTGCGTTCGCCCGGTGCAGCCGGGCAGCTCCTGAAGCTGATCGGCGTCGCGCTGGCAGTGATCCTCGTGAGCGGCGTGGGCGTCGCGGGTTACGTGCTCGGCGGCTTCACGTCGACCGTCAACGCGAACGCCGTCGAGATCGAGGGAACCAAAGAGCTGCCGCCTGACATCGGGGCGTACCCCGGCGGGTTCGACATCCTGCTGACCGGCGTCGACACGTGCGAAGAGAAGTACAAGCACCTGTTCGGCAAGCGCTGCACCGGCAAGGACGCAGGCGGCACCCTGAACGACGTGAACCTGCTGGTGCATGTCTCGGCGGAGCCGCGTCGAGTGACCGCGGTGAGCTTCCCGCGAGACCTCATGCTGCCCATCCCCGAGTGCACCGACATCAACGGCCAGACCAATGGGGCGCTGCGCAAGCAGCCCCTGAACGTCGCCTACGAGCACGGGGGTGAGAAGGGCGGCCTGAACTGCGTCGCCAAGACCATCTCGCAGCTCACGGGAGAAGACATCGAGTTCGCCGCGAAGGTCACCTTCGGCGGGGTGATCGAGATCACGGATGCCATCGGCGGCGTCGACGTGTGCCTCGCGAACCCCATCAAGGACCGGTACACCGGTCTCGACATGGCCGCGGGCGACCACACGATCCAGGGCGTGCAGGCACTGCAGTTCCTGCGCACGCGTCACGGCGTGGGAGACGGGTCCGACCTCGGTCGCATCGGCAACCAGCAGCAGTACATGTCGAGCCTGGCGCGCAAGATGATCAGCGGCGAGGTGCTCGGCAACGTGCCCGTCATGCTCCGTCTCGCC is a window of Microbacterium esteraromaticum DNA encoding:
- a CDS encoding LCP family protein, which gives rise to MSTSVKRRQPVARHGQLRSPGAAGQLLKLIGVALAVILVSGVGVAGYVLGGFTSTVNANAVEIEGTKELPPDIGAYPGGFDILLTGVDTCEEKYKHLFGKRCTGKDAGGTLNDVNLLVHVSAEPRRVTAVSFPRDLMLPIPECTDINGQTNGALRKQPLNVAYEHGGEKGGLNCVAKTISQLTGEDIEFAAKVTFGGVIEITDAIGGVDVCLANPIKDRYTGLDMAAGDHTIQGVQALQFLRTRHGVGDGSDLGRIGNQQQYMSSLARKMISGEVLGNVPVMLRLADTGLNNLEASKSLADPMKIVQIALAVKSVPFEDIVFVQYPTLEDPYDANKVVPNEEAATVLWDAIKANKQLQITHEATNNDGVVVKDPATPAPTPSDAPTPVPDDVVALPDTIKGNSAAVQTCSNGNVRR